A section of the Bacillus sp. HSf4 genome encodes:
- a CDS encoding glycosyltransferase family 39 protein: protein MEKKRKIDIFLVLILALSACLNLYGIWNNDTDNAYYTAAVESMTQSFHNFFYASFDPAGFVTVDKPPVALWIQTLFALVFGVHGWSVVLPEAIAEVISVSLLYFIVKPTFGKTAARIAALVMACTPIAVAVSHTNNVDSILVLCLMIATWMLFKAVRKGKIGWLLGAFCMVGVGFNVKMLQAYMVLPAFMLFYLMAAKTTIRKKIVSLITAVIVLAGVSVSWAVIVDSQPESSRPYIGSSQTNSVLELAFGYNGIQRLTGQNGSGGGAASDQEQKNQQQETPQQQNDSSDNSSDSETEQMTPPSGSEMPSGGPGGQMGDVQNGGGPGGGGNGAGSFGTGTPGPLRLFQSELSGQASWLIPFVFFGIIGLLITGLRGQRKFNETTNETIFWTMWLLPVAGFFSVAGFFHHYYLIMLAAPIAALSGAGWTELVRLYQDENGWKKWLLPSGVLLTTAFELYIFSPYLSEIGIGWSIAIGAFGVVTSCLLIFVKKGKSFSYYVSVAALLGMLIGPFYWTAATLADGVNGMIPQAGPTSAQSFGGGGGGKMNNSGGPPGFGSQNGQTDNNENNDNNGSTDSDSKQNSQNANEAPAGMSPDSSGQFQQGRRGSGGPGSGESVDEELLSYLEKNNTGEKYLFAVSSATSAQSYIIKTGKAVMAMGGFSGSDPILTVEKLEKLVKNGEVKYFMIGDGRGRDHSELTNWIKENGTKVSKSEYSSSSSDNSSQSGGPGGNQTLYKVELD, encoded by the coding sequence ATGGAAAAGAAAAGGAAAATTGATATCTTTCTTGTATTGATTCTCGCATTATCTGCATGTTTAAACCTTTACGGCATCTGGAATAACGACACAGACAACGCCTACTATACGGCGGCCGTTGAGAGTATGACCCAAAGCTTTCATAATTTCTTTTACGCATCTTTTGACCCGGCAGGCTTTGTAACGGTTGATAAACCGCCTGTCGCATTATGGATTCAAACACTGTTCGCTCTCGTATTCGGCGTGCACGGCTGGAGCGTCGTTCTGCCCGAAGCGATTGCTGAAGTGATCTCTGTATCACTCTTGTACTTTATTGTAAAACCGACCTTCGGAAAAACGGCGGCAAGAATAGCGGCTCTCGTGATGGCATGTACACCGATTGCCGTTGCCGTCAGCCATACAAACAACGTTGACAGCATTCTCGTCCTTTGTTTGATGATCGCAACATGGATGTTGTTTAAAGCCGTCCGCAAAGGAAAAATCGGATGGCTGCTCGGAGCCTTCTGTATGGTCGGCGTCGGCTTTAACGTCAAAATGCTGCAAGCTTATATGGTATTGCCTGCATTCATGCTATTTTACCTGATGGCAGCAAAGACGACGATTCGCAAAAAAATCGTTTCCCTTATCACAGCAGTTATCGTTCTGGCAGGTGTTTCCGTTTCCTGGGCGGTCATCGTCGACAGCCAGCCGGAAAGTTCGCGGCCTTATATCGGAAGCAGCCAAACCAACTCGGTACTGGAGCTCGCTTTTGGCTACAACGGAATCCAGCGTCTTACCGGACAAAACGGTTCAGGCGGAGGAGCTGCTTCTGATCAAGAGCAAAAGAACCAGCAGCAGGAAACACCACAGCAACAAAACGATAGTTCCGATAACAGTTCGGACTCAGAAACTGAACAAATGACTCCGCCAAGCGGAAGCGAGATGCCTTCAGGCGGACCTGGCGGCCAAATGGGCGATGTCCAAAACGGCGGCGGTCCCGGAGGCGGCGGAAACGGTGCAGGTTCTTTCGGCACAGGAACACCCGGGCCACTGAGATTGTTCCAATCTGAGCTTTCCGGACAGGCAAGCTGGCTGATTCCGTTCGTCTTCTTCGGCATCATCGGTTTACTAATTACAGGCCTTCGCGGTCAACGAAAATTCAATGAGACAACGAATGAAACGATTTTCTGGACAATGTGGCTGTTGCCGGTCGCTGGATTCTTCAGTGTCGCCGGATTCTTCCACCACTACTATCTGATCATGCTGGCAGCACCGATTGCCGCCTTGTCAGGTGCGGGATGGACGGAATTAGTCCGCCTCTATCAGGATGAAAACGGCTGGAAAAAATGGCTTCTTCCGAGCGGTGTTCTGCTGACAACCGCGTTTGAATTGTATATCTTCAGCCCTTATCTCAGCGAGATCGGAATCGGCTGGAGCATCGCGATCGGCGCTTTCGGAGTCGTCACAAGCTGTCTGCTCATCTTTGTCAAAAAAGGAAAGTCGTTCAGCTACTACGTTTCAGTTGCAGCGCTTCTCGGCATGCTGATCGGTCCTTTCTACTGGACTGCCGCGACCCTCGCTGACGGGGTGAACGGGATGATCCCGCAAGCCGGACCTACATCCGCACAATCATTTGGCGGCGGGGGAGGCGGCAAGATGAACAACAGCGGCGGACCTCCTGGATTCGGCAGCCAAAATGGCCAAACAGACAATAATGAAAACAACGATAATAACGGGTCAACAGATTCCGACTCCAAGCAAAACAGCCAAAACGCCAATGAAGCTCCAGCAGGCATGAGCCCTGACAGCTCCGGCCAGTTTCAGCAAGGCAGACGGGGCAGCGGCGGACCTGGAAGCGGCGAATCAGTCGATGAAGAACTGTTGAGCTACCTGGAAAAGAACAACACTGGAGAAAAATATTTATTTGCAGTCTCCAGCGCAACTTCAGCTCAATCTTACATCATCAAAACAGGCAAAGCTGTGATGGCGATGGGCGGATTCTCAGGAAGCGACCCGATTTTGACCGTTGAAAAACTCGAAAAGCTTGTCAAAAACGGTGAAGTCAAATACTTCATGATTGGCGATGGCAGAGGCCGAGATCATTCGGAACTCACCAACTGGATTAAAGAAAACGGCACGAAGGTTTCCAAAAGCGAATACAGCAGCTCTTCTTCAGATAACAGTTCTCAGTCGGGCGGACCTGGTGGAAATCAGACGCTCTATAAAGTGGAGCTGGATTGA
- a CDS encoding glycosyltransferase family 2 protein — MNEPVTFSIVVPVFNEAEVLDSTYERLKSVMDSTGEPYELIFVNDGSSDNSIHMLKSLAQADPAVKCINFSRNFGHQIAITAGTDYAAGKAIVVIDADLQDPPELILEMAEKWRQGFDVVYAVRTKREGETFFKKQTASMFYRMLRRLTDVDIPVDTGDFRLMDRKVVNEMNKLKEKNPFVRGLVSWLGFKQTAVYYERHERLAGETKYPLKKMLKLSLDGITSFSFQPLKLASYSGITLSAIGFIYAFIVVCLKLFTTSTITGWSSMIILQCLFSGFILIILGAIGEYIGRIYDEVKDRPLYIVDEKYGFEEQRRAVAPQRHIM; from the coding sequence ATGAACGAACCCGTCACATTTTCAATTGTTGTTCCCGTCTTTAACGAGGCGGAAGTCCTCGACAGCACCTATGAAAGACTGAAAAGCGTCATGGATTCAACCGGAGAACCATATGAGCTGATTTTTGTAAATGACGGCTCCAGCGATAACAGCATCCATATGCTGAAGTCGCTGGCTCAGGCCGATCCGGCTGTCAAATGCATCAATTTCTCAAGAAACTTCGGCCACCAGATTGCGATCACCGCCGGCACGGACTATGCTGCCGGCAAGGCGATCGTCGTCATCGACGCCGATCTTCAGGATCCTCCTGAACTGATTTTGGAAATGGCTGAAAAATGGCGCCAAGGCTTTGACGTGGTCTACGCCGTCCGAACGAAGCGCGAGGGAGAGACATTTTTCAAAAAGCAGACGGCCTCCATGTTTTACCGCATGCTAAGACGTCTCACAGATGTCGACATTCCGGTCGATACTGGAGATTTCCGGCTCATGGACCGCAAAGTCGTCAATGAAATGAACAAGCTGAAAGAGAAAAACCCGTTTGTCCGCGGGCTTGTCAGCTGGCTCGGCTTCAAGCAGACGGCCGTCTATTACGAGCGCCACGAACGGCTTGCAGGGGAAACGAAGTATCCGCTCAAAAAAATGCTGAAGCTGTCGCTCGACGGCATCACTTCATTTTCCTTTCAGCCTTTGAAGCTGGCAAGCTACTCAGGAATCACGCTGTCAGCGATCGGCTTTATATACGCTTTCATCGTCGTCTGCCTGAAGCTGTTTACGACAAGCACCATTACCGGCTGGTCATCGATGATTATTCTGCAATGTCTGTTCAGCGGCTTCATCCTGATCATCCTCGGAGCCATCGGCGAATATATCGGCCGCATTTATGATGAAGTGAAGGACCGGCCGCTCTACATTGTAGATGAAAAATACGGATTTGAAGAACAAAGGCGGGCTGTCGCACCGCAGCGTCATATCATG